In a single window of the Leishmania donovani BPK282A1 complete genome, chromosome 6 genome:
- a CDS encoding histone H4, whose product MAKGKRSADAKSSQKRQKKVLRDNIRGITRGCVRRMARRGGVKRISSDVYEEVRRVLKAYLEDIVRCSTAYTEYARKKTVTACDVVNALRKKGHILYGYA is encoded by the coding sequence ATGGCCAAGGGTAAGCGCTCCGCTGATGCCAAGAGCAGTCAGAAGCGCcagaagaaggtgctgcgcgacaacaTCCGCGGCATCActcgcggctgcgtccgccgcatggcgcgccgcggtggcgtgaAGCGCATCTCGAGCGATGTATACgaagaggtgcgccgcgtgctgaaGGCCTACTTGGAAGACAttgtgcgctgcagcacggcctaCACCGAGTACGCGCGCAAGAAGACCGTGACGGCGTGCGATGTTGTgaacgcgctgcgcaagaaAGGCCACATCCTGTACGGCTATGCGTAA